From a region of the Methanolobus tindarius DSM 2278 genome:
- the mptN gene encoding tetrahydromethanopterin:alpha-L-glutamate ligase, giving the protein MKKLGIVVTDPHDWTAQALMQEAESKGFETYYPDLEQIETSIDSSVSHKAGDICLSELDAIIIRDMGPGKNDAHVFRFDVLRQLEQSGILIVNPPTAIQNAANKFYASCLMADAGIPTPRTFVSQEAEKALDIIDKLDDAVIKPVFGYKGIGINRIKNGIILAPDGTEEKTNAKDLVKEIIDEKGMLYIQEFIENSGQDIRAFVVDGKVTGAIYRKAPQGWWLNNLSQGGTPIACKLTAEQERMCIAAAETIGAMYAGVDLIESDNGYFVLEINATPSGAGIYKSLNINVAEHIITAIDSRLEKTGL; this is encoded by the coding sequence ATGAAAAAACTGGGAATCGTTGTAACTGATCCACATGACTGGACTGCTCAGGCCCTCATGCAGGAAGCGGAGAGCAAAGGCTTCGAAACATATTATCCTGACCTTGAACAAATCGAAACATCCATTGACAGTAGTGTAAGTCACAAAGCAGGAGATATATGTCTGTCAGAACTTGATGCCATCATTATCAGGGATATGGGACCTGGAAAGAATGATGCTCATGTATTCCGCTTTGATGTTTTGAGACAACTCGAACAAAGCGGTATACTTATAGTAAATCCACCGACAGCCATACAGAATGCTGCTAACAAGTTCTATGCAAGTTGCCTGATGGCAGATGCAGGTATTCCTACACCCAGGACTTTTGTGAGTCAGGAAGCTGAAAAGGCCCTTGATATTATTGATAAACTAGATGATGCAGTTATAAAACCTGTTTTCGGATACAAGGGAATAGGTATCAATCGTATAAAAAATGGAATTATCCTCGCACCTGATGGAACAGAAGAGAAAACAAATGCAAAAGACCTTGTAAAAGAAATAATTGATGAAAAAGGAATGCTTTATATACAGGAATTCATAGAAAACTCAGGACAGGATATTCGTGCATTTGTTGTTGACGGCAAAGTTACAGGTGCTATTTACAGAAAAGCACCGCAGGGCTGGTGGCTGAATAACCTTAGCCAGGGAGGGACACCCATTGCCTGTAAACTTACAGCAGAACAGGAAAGAATGTGTATAGCTGCTGCAGAAACCATCGGAGCTATGTACGCAGGTGTTGACCTTATCGAAAGTGACAACGGATATTTTGTACTGGAAATTAATGCTACCCCCTCAGGAGCAGGTATCTATAAATCCCTGAATATCAATGTTGCAGAACATATCATAACTGCCATAGATAGCAGGTTAGAAAAAACGGGGCTTTAA
- the pth2 gene encoding peptidyl-tRNA hydrolase Pth2, giving the protein MTEYKQCIVIRDDLKLSKGKLAVQVAHAAVSASEWADRSTLDKWKEGGQKKVVLRVPTIKDLFELKEVARRQGLPTALIQDAGLTEIKPGTVTVLGIGPAKADDIDKVTGNLKLV; this is encoded by the coding sequence ATGACTGAGTATAAACAATGCATTGTAATCAGGGACGATCTTAAATTATCAAAAGGCAAACTTGCTGTGCAGGTTGCACATGCAGCAGTCTCTGCATCTGAGTGGGCTGACCGTTCGACCCTTGACAAATGGAAAGAAGGCGGACAGAAAAAAGTAGTCCTGAGAGTTCCGACAATAAAAGATCTTTTTGAGCTGAAAGAAGTTGCAAGAAGACAGGGACTTCCAACAGCACTCATACAGGATGCAGGACTTACTGAAATAAAACCCGGAACTGTTACAGTACTTGGCATCGGACCGGCAAAAGCTGATGACATTGACAAAGTAACAGGAAATCTAAAACTTGTCTGA
- a CDS encoding transglutaminase-like domain-containing protein — protein MKNEKKTQILKIAFIVLLLSGIILSSGCISESVKKVEGIFDPSSVTLFQSEDYYILDSSELTIPVVPSQNLNLYDDSPDKYTENLPGFEISSSYYYTEFFEGTEAVISVYAKNMGDTPVYIYQLGFNLNKENEMVFHDSGVTIKPEEEGRIGILSIEVPEDSTQMELEPFVSLLVQTESGKWHDYEMQEFEEITIEVAGEIDAQTPKYSTNPEQLFTLVNEKIDPSNVQVRTMAAASAKKYPGQYNIYQICHLFDDTKENIQYISDPRGKDLWSTPGETITVGAGDCDDYAILLASLIEAIGGTSRIYLTDTHAFAAAYIGNDTETIADAIVEYYGPVPIYYTTDEYGCWLMMDPTSSIYAGGLPGGTAPTENGWTFLNTSTVTVIDIAPQT, from the coding sequence ATGAAAAATGAGAAAAAAACGCAAATACTGAAAATAGCTTTTATAGTCCTCTTACTTTCAGGCATAATATTAAGTTCCGGATGTATTTCAGAATCCGTAAAAAAAGTAGAGGGCATATTTGATCCCTCGTCGGTAACCCTGTTCCAGAGCGAAGATTACTACATACTGGATAGCAGTGAACTTACCATCCCCGTAGTTCCTTCCCAGAATCTGAACCTTTATGATGATAGCCCCGACAAATATACGGAAAACTTACCTGGTTTTGAGATATCCAGTTCCTATTATTATACTGAATTCTTTGAAGGCACAGAAGCTGTGATAAGTGTATATGCCAAGAATATGGGAGATACACCAGTATATATTTACCAGTTAGGCTTTAATCTGAATAAGGAAAATGAGATGGTCTTCCATGACTCTGGCGTTACTATTAAGCCTGAAGAAGAGGGACGTATTGGAATTTTATCCATCGAGGTTCCTGAAGATTCAACACAAATGGAACTTGAACCTTTTGTTTCACTTCTTGTCCAGACAGAGTCCGGCAAATGGCACGATTATGAAATGCAGGAGTTTGAAGAAATAACAATTGAAGTAGCCGGGGAAATTGATGCACAGACTCCAAAATACTCAACAAACCCGGAGCAATTGTTTACTCTGGTAAATGAGAAAATAGACCCTTCTAACGTGCAGGTACGTACTATGGCAGCAGCTTCCGCTAAAAAATATCCGGGGCAATATAACATATACCAGATATGCCACCTTTTCGATGACACAAAAGAAAATATACAATACATAAGTGACCCGAGGGGAAAGGATCTGTGGTCAACACCGGGCGAAACAATCACAGTAGGAGCCGGCGATTGCGATGACTATGCTATTTTACTTGCATCACTCATAGAAGCAATTGGAGGAACTTCAAGGATTTACCTCACGGATACCCATGCATTTGCAGCAGCATACATTGGAAATGACACGGAAACTATTGCAGATGCAATCGTAGAATACTACGGACCGGTGCCAATCTATTACACAACGGATGAATATGGATGCTGGCTCATGATGGACCCTACATCAAGTATCTATGCAGGAGGACTTCCCGGAGGAACGGCACCGACTGAAAACGGATGGACTTTCCTCAATACCAGCACAGTGACTGTGATAGACATAGCTCCCCAGACTTAG
- the truD gene encoding tRNA pseudouridine(13) synthase TruD, whose translation MIPEIEKKMGIDLYCTDAEGIGGVLRQEPEDFIVKEITNREEGDSGKNLILELTKTNWDMHHLVRDMSRKLGISQKRIGFAGTKDKRAKTTQKISIYDVSEEEIENFYLKDVELKVIGRSTRSIGLGDLYGNEFIITIRDIDMEPGQLNKTLEAATKEIAEYGGVPNFFGVQRFGAVRPVTHLVGEQLLRSDAEKAAMIYIAKSFPDEMDDIKVVRDFVWETRDFVEGLKTYPLRLRYERAMMHYLVENPGDYAGSFSVLSPNIRKMFIHAYQSYVFNRIICKRIENGLSLNIASPGDIVCFRNKEGLPDTGKMQASTDENVDGMNNLLKRDRAFLTAPLVGYESEFASGIPGELEKSIFNETGIPQEAFRMKQIPDLASKGLRREILLHCKPEYLTADDELNPGKSKVTLTFSLPKGSYATTVLREYMKTDPLKMS comes from the coding sequence ATGATACCAGAAATAGAAAAGAAAATGGGAATCGACCTTTACTGCACAGATGCCGAAGGCATTGGTGGTGTGCTCAGGCAGGAGCCGGAAGATTTTATTGTTAAAGAGATTACAAACCGCGAGGAAGGTGACAGCGGTAAGAACCTGATACTTGAACTTACTAAAACAAACTGGGACATGCATCATCTTGTCAGGGATATGTCCCGTAAACTTGGTATCAGCCAGAAAAGGATCGGCTTTGCAGGCACTAAGGATAAAAGAGCTAAGACCACCCAGAAAATCAGTATTTATGATGTCTCCGAAGAGGAGATTGAAAATTTCTATTTAAAGGATGTGGAACTGAAGGTTATTGGCAGATCAACCAGGTCAATAGGACTTGGAGACCTCTACGGGAATGAGTTTATTATTACTATCAGGGACATTGACATGGAACCGGGGCAGCTTAACAAAACTCTTGAAGCCGCCACTAAAGAGATCGCTGAATACGGTGGTGTTCCTAACTTTTTCGGAGTACAGAGATTTGGAGCTGTAAGGCCTGTTACACATCTTGTAGGTGAACAGTTACTTCGCAGCGATGCAGAAAAAGCTGCCATGATCTATATTGCAAAATCATTCCCTGATGAAATGGATGATATTAAGGTAGTCAGGGACTTCGTATGGGAAACACGGGATTTTGTCGAAGGACTGAAAACCTATCCTCTGCGCCTCAGGTATGAGAGAGCAATGATGCATTACCTTGTGGAAAATCCGGGAGATTATGCAGGTTCTTTCAGTGTGCTTTCCCCAAACATCAGGAAGATGTTCATACATGCCTACCAGTCATATGTATTCAATCGGATAATTTGCAAAAGAATAGAAAATGGACTTTCACTAAACATTGCCAGTCCAGGTGACATTGTTTGTTTCAGGAACAAAGAAGGACTTCCCGACACAGGCAAGATGCAGGCATCAACAGATGAAAATGTTGACGGAATGAACAATCTTCTCAAAAGAGACAGGGCATTTTTAACCGCACCACTTGTAGGATATGAAAGCGAGTTTGCATCAGGAATTCCCGGTGAACTTGAAAAAAGCATATTCAATGAAACTGGAATCCCACAGGAAGCTTTCAGGATGAAGCAGATTCCCGATCTTGCATCCAAAGGACTTAGAAGGGAAATATTACTTCACTGCAAACCTGAATATCTTACAGCCGATGATGAACTTAATCCTGGTAAAAGCAAGGTTACACTTACTTTCTCCCTTCCAAAAGGAAGTTACGCAACGACAGTCCTCAGGGAATACATGAAAACTGATCCTTTAAAAATGAGTTAG
- the pyrG gene encoding glutamine hydrolyzing CTP synthase: MKYIIVTGGVMSGLGKGITTASIGRNLKNKGYKVTAIKIDPYINIDAGTMSPFQHGEVFVLKDGGEVDLDLGNYERFLDTELTREHNLTTGKVYESVISKERRGEYLGKTVQIIPHITNEIKERIRRVAAKSGADVCMIEVGGTVGDIESMPFLEAVRQMYREEPKENLAFVHVTLVPMDPQGDQKTKPTQHSVKELRELGLKPNIIVTRCPEPLNEGTISKISLFCDVSEEAVISAHDANDIYEVPLMLEQEGLTSFLMKHLKLNSTSSEDKSWENMVDKMHNLKGEVKIGIVGKYTHLEDSYLSISASIKHAAIECGVNYDVCWINAETFEEHPETINSLSEYDGILVPGGFGERGTEGKIKAIQFARENDLPYLGLCLGMQLSVIEFARNVAGLEGANSAEFDEDTPYPVIDILPEQENVVDMGATMRLGDYDADLKSGSLAEKIYGQSKIVERHRHRYEVNPNYVEKIEASGMVFSGKNRNRMEIAEIPGKKFFFASQFHPEFKSRPGRPSPPFKAFIEAML; the protein is encoded by the coding sequence ATGAAATATATCATAGTTACCGGCGGTGTAATGAGTGGACTTGGAAAAGGAATAACCACTGCTTCAATAGGACGTAACCTGAAGAACAAGGGCTACAAGGTCACAGCCATTAAGATTGACCCCTATATCAATATTGATGCAGGTACTATGAGCCCGTTCCAGCATGGAGAGGTTTTTGTCCTGAAAGACGGAGGAGAAGTGGACCTTGATCTTGGAAACTATGAACGTTTCCTTGATACCGAGCTTACAAGGGAGCACAACCTGACAACAGGAAAAGTCTATGAATCTGTGATTTCCAAGGAGCGCAGAGGTGAGTATCTTGGCAAGACAGTGCAGATCATTCCTCATATCACAAATGAGATAAAAGAACGCATTCGAAGGGTTGCTGCCAAAAGTGGTGCTGATGTCTGTATGATAGAGGTTGGCGGTACTGTAGGTGACATCGAGAGTATGCCTTTCCTTGAGGCAGTAAGACAGATGTACAGGGAAGAGCCCAAAGAAAATCTTGCTTTTGTGCACGTGACACTTGTACCTATGGACCCACAGGGTGACCAGAAAACAAAACCAACTCAGCACTCAGTAAAAGAGCTGAGAGAACTTGGTCTCAAACCTAATATTATAGTAACCAGATGTCCTGAACCACTTAATGAAGGAACAATTTCCAAGATATCCCTTTTCTGTGATGTTTCAGAAGAAGCTGTGATAAGTGCTCATGATGCAAATGATATTTATGAAGTACCTTTGATGCTTGAGCAGGAAGGTCTTACTTCTTTCCTCATGAAACATCTTAAACTTAATTCAACAAGTTCTGAGGATAAGTCCTGGGAGAACATGGTTGATAAAATGCACAATCTCAAAGGTGAGGTCAAGATAGGTATTGTCGGAAAGTACACTCATCTTGAAGATTCATATCTCAGTATCAGTGCATCCATCAAACACGCTGCAATAGAGTGCGGTGTCAACTATGATGTGTGCTGGATAAATGCAGAAACCTTTGAAGAGCATCCTGAAACAATAAACTCACTTTCAGAATATGATGGTATCCTTGTTCCAGGTGGTTTTGGCGAAAGGGGAACCGAGGGTAAAATAAAGGCAATTCAGTTTGCAAGGGAGAATGATCTTCCATATCTTGGACTTTGCCTTGGAATGCAGTTATCTGTTATTGAGTTTGCAAGAAATGTTGCAGGTCTTGAAGGTGCCAACAGTGCCGAATTTGATGAGGATACTCCTTATCCTGTGATTGACATTCTTCCGGAACAGGAGAATGTGGTTGATATGGGTGCAACAATGCGTCTTGGAGATTATGATGCAGATCTTAAATCCGGTTCACTTGCAGAAAAGATATATGGCCAGTCCAAAATAGTTGAACGTCACAGGCATAGATACGAAGTCAATCCTAACTATGTAGAGAAGATAGAAGCAAGTGGAATGGTGTTCTCTGGTAAGAACAGAAACAGAATGGAGATTGCTGAAATTCCCGGTAAGAAGTTCTTTTTTGCATCACAGTTCCATCCTGAATTCAAATCAAGGCCGGGAAGACCTTCACCACCGTTCAAGGCCTTTATTGAGGCTATGCTCTGA
- a CDS encoding DUF7524 family protein — protein MQQVHINRLGVNSIEFDTDTVELPLSPGEERSFEVVLINYGAPTHVNLSVSDTLRENITVLEDNPYVKHEEYIPLIARIPYDGRLYTKGQVYITVGYGSKRQGFNLNLGHPGPNEASFSVDVDESLYKPATSSPKPKSASKSSKSSKSSSKSLSSSMFGEDHWNFQLPSIPSEMFNSAFKAISPYSGGILKVLILLLIAALLVSFILSLDLEQFFSFYNSVFYSIMLTFLMAYLLMRLPKSKR, from the coding sequence TTGCAGCAGGTTCATATCAACAGACTGGGAGTAAATTCTATTGAATTCGACACGGATACTGTTGAGTTACCATTATCTCCCGGCGAGGAACGCAGTTTTGAGGTTGTGCTTATAAATTACGGCGCTCCCACGCATGTCAATTTATCCGTAAGTGACACTCTGAGAGAAAATATCACAGTTCTTGAAGACAATCCTTATGTTAAACATGAGGAATACATCCCTTTGATAGCACGAATTCCATATGATGGAAGACTCTACACAAAAGGACAGGTATATATTACTGTGGGTTACGGTTCCAAACGACAGGGTTTTAACTTGAATCTTGGTCATCCTGGACCAAATGAGGCCAGTTTTTCCGTTGATGTTGATGAATCTCTTTATAAGCCTGCAACATCATCACCAAAGCCAAAATCAGCATCAAAATCTTCTAAATCATCCAAATCATCATCTAAATCGTTATCTTCTTCTATGTTCGGAGAAGATCACTGGAATTTTCAGCTTCCATCAATTCCTTCTGAAATGTTCAATTCGGCTTTCAAAGCAATTTCCCCGTATTCAGGCGGGATACTGAAAGTTCTTATTTTACTGTTAATTGCTGCTTTATTAGTTTCATTTATACTGTCACTTGATCTTGAACAGTTCTTTAGTTTCTACAATTCTGTGTTCTATTCGATCATGCTGACATTTTTGATGGCTTATCTATTAATGAGACTTCCTAAATCTAAAAGATAA
- a CDS encoding methytransferase partner Trm112 — MIKLKKDLMNILACPICKGDLVLNIEKEDGNEVISGTLYCSVCNEYYPIEEGIPNMLPPDLRE; from the coding sequence GTGATTAAGCTGAAGAAAGACCTTATGAATATTCTTGCCTGCCCGATTTGCAAAGGGGACCTTGTCCTGAACATCGAAAAGGAAGATGGCAATGAGGTAATTTCAGGCACACTGTATTGTTCTGTTTGTAACGAGTACTATCCCATAGAGGAAGGTATTCCAAATATGCTTCCGCCTGATCTCAGGGAATAA
- a CDS encoding nucleoside recognition domain-containing protein has protein sequence MFSIFLEVLDFAIPILIMIFVGLFGTGILIELGFMQKFSGLVRPLFKYTNLPDTCASSFLVAMGSTVAANGMVVNFKENGCINEKETMLCAVLNSTPAYVREIITYQIPIVLPALGPIVGGFYVTVFIITAIVKVSAVIILSRLFLEKNKCMYDDKVAGKKVTLTEAVKKSLKRNKKLFKKIAIIYLSMTTLVFYLRENGAFEIFNVLPLADIFGIPPESIVPLTSYVASPILGISLLGPMISNNGISYIQAMIVLMLGSMFMLPIFSVRTLLPRYVSIFGPKTGVKIVAFSTGISVIVRFCFLIILLTIAN, from the coding sequence ATGTTCTCGATCTTTCTGGAAGTATTGGACTTTGCCATACCTATTCTTATTATGATCTTTGTGGGATTGTTCGGTACCGGAATTCTGATAGAACTCGGTTTTATGCAGAAATTTTCCGGTCTTGTCAGGCCACTTTTTAAGTATACTAATCTTCCGGACACATGTGCATCATCATTTCTTGTAGCCATGGGATCAACCGTTGCTGCAAATGGTATGGTTGTAAACTTTAAAGAGAACGGATGCATTAATGAAAAGGAAACAATGTTGTGTGCTGTACTAAACAGTACTCCTGCATACGTAAGAGAAATTATCACTTACCAGATACCCATTGTTCTACCTGCACTCGGACCCATTGTTGGCGGTTTCTATGTAACTGTATTTATAATCACAGCCATTGTGAAGGTAAGTGCAGTTATAATATTAAGCAGGTTGTTCCTTGAGAAAAACAAATGTATGTACGACGATAAAGTTGCAGGTAAAAAAGTAACTTTGACTGAAGCTGTGAAAAAGTCACTTAAGCGCAACAAGAAGCTATTCAAAAAAATAGCCATCATTTACCTGTCAATGACAACACTGGTATTCTATCTAAGGGAAAACGGTGCATTTGAGATTTTCAATGTGTTACCGCTTGCAGATATATTTGGAATTCCACCTGAAAGTATAGTACCGCTTACCAGTTACGTTGCAAGTCCGATTCTTGGAATATCCCTTCTCGGACCAATGATAAGCAATAATGGTATCTCATATATTCAGGCAATGATAGTACTTATGCTTGGAAGCATGTTCATGCTGCCGATTTTTAGTGTGAGGACCTTGCTGCCAAGATATGTATCCATATTCGGACCAAAAACCGGTGTCAAAATAGTGGCATTTTCAACAGGAATAAGCGTAATAGTCAGATTCTGTTTCCTGATAATTTTGCTTACAATTGCAAATTAA
- a CDS encoding response regulator → MVKVMIVDDAAFMRMVIKDILTKNGHEVVAECVDGLDAVNKYPEVKPELVFMDIVMPNMEGIDALKKIMEMDPAAKVVMCSSIGQQSVVTDALKTGALDFIVKPFDAAKVLEVIGKVI, encoded by the coding sequence ATGGTAAAAGTAATGATTGTGGATGATGCTGCCTTCATGCGCATGGTCATCAAAGACATATTAACAAAAAATGGTCATGAAGTAGTTGCCGAATGTGTTGATGGACTTGATGCTGTGAACAAATATCCAGAGGTAAAGCCTGAGCTCGTTTTCATGGATATTGTCATGCCAAACATGGAAGGAATAGACGCGCTCAAAAAGATAATGGAAATGGACCCGGCTGCAAAAGTAGTTATGTGTTCATCCATCGGACAGCAATCTGTTGTCACAGATGCGCTTAAAACCGGTGCCCTTGACTTTATAGTCAAGCCATTTGATGCAGCAAAAGTTCTCGAAGTAATTGGAAAAGTAATCTAA
- a CDS encoding protein-glutamate methylesterase/protein-glutamine glutaminase — translation MTINALVVDDSALMRKVISDILKEDPELNVIATARNGLEAVEKVEQFRPDVVTLDIEMPVLDGLHALGYIMSECPTPVVMLTAVDSRSAESTLNAFEYGAVDFIQKPSGNISVNIADIADEIRKKVKMASKVDLKKLGFMEEHVKISRENKGKPLPPKPKKSNSKIVHHANGKIIAIASSTGGPRALEQVVPKLPGNLKVPVVIVQHMPAGFTASLAQRLDGQSALTVTEAKEGDVLQPGHAYLAPGNYHMEIASVEKGGIHHEVVKLNQKPREQGVRPCANILFKSLVPIYGSNIVSAVLTGMGADGADGVEDIKKAGGKAIAEDERSCVVYGMPKAVVQRGLADSIVPLERISSEIVRMLNSSGD, via the coding sequence ATGACTATCAATGCACTTGTGGTCGATGACTCCGCGCTCATGCGAAAGGTCATCTCGGATATCCTGAAAGAAGACCCGGAATTAAACGTAATAGCTACGGCCAGAAACGGTCTTGAAGCTGTTGAAAAGGTCGAACAGTTCAGGCCGGACGTGGTGACTTTGGATATTGAGATGCCTGTACTTGACGGATTGCACGCTCTGGGATATATCATGAGCGAATGCCCAACTCCAGTAGTCATGTTAACGGCGGTCGACTCCAGGTCTGCGGAAAGTACACTGAATGCATTTGAATACGGAGCAGTAGACTTTATACAAAAACCTTCAGGAAACATAAGTGTTAACATTGCGGATATAGCCGATGAGATCCGCAAAAAAGTAAAGATGGCTTCTAAAGTGGATCTGAAAAAACTCGGATTCATGGAAGAACACGTAAAAATATCTCGTGAAAATAAAGGTAAACCTTTGCCACCTAAACCAAAGAAAAGTAATTCAAAAATCGTGCACCATGCAAACGGAAAAATAATCGCCATTGCATCTTCCACAGGCGGACCCCGTGCCCTGGAACAAGTAGTTCCTAAATTACCGGGCAACCTGAAAGTGCCTGTAGTAATTGTCCAGCACATGCCTGCAGGATTTACAGCATCCCTGGCACAAAGGCTGGATGGACAGTCTGCACTGACTGTTACCGAAGCCAAAGAAGGAGATGTTCTCCAACCGGGACATGCCTATCTTGCACCGGGAAATTACCACATGGAGATTGCATCTGTTGAGAAGGGTGGAATTCACCATGAAGTTGTTAAACTCAACCAGAAACCCCGTGAGCAAGGAGTAAGACCCTGCGCAAATATTCTCTTCAAATCACTTGTGCCTATCTATGGATCTAATATAGTGTCGGCAGTTCTGACAGGAATGGGAGCAGATGGTGCTGATGGTGTGGAAGACATAAAAAAAGCAGGTGGTAAAGCAATCGCTGAGGATGAAAGGTCATGTGTGGTATATGGTATGCCAAAAGCAGTTGTCCAGAGAGGACTTGCTGATAGTATTGTACCTCTTGAAAGGATATCTTCGGAGATAGTACGAATGCTGAACTCATCCGGTGATTAA